A window of the Dongshaea marina genome harbors these coding sequences:
- the rimO gene encoding 30S ribosomal protein S12 methylthiotransferase RimO, with product MANPAIGFISLGCPKNLVDSERILTQLRIEGYEITPDYKDAALVIVNTCGFIDSAVQESLETIGEALAENGKVLVTGCLGAKEEAIREVHPKVLGITGPHAYQEVMHAVHRHVPQPTHNPYEKLLPEQGVKLTPRHYAYLKIAEGCDHACTFCIIPSLRGKLDSRPIGDVLSEAKRLKDAGVQELLIVSQDTAAYGADIRYRTGFWDGRPVKSTLRQLCEELAKFGIWVRLHYVYPYPMVDELVELMAEGKILPYLDIPLQHASVGVLRNMKRPGNVDKMMERVKRWREICPDLTIRSTFIVGFPGETDDDFEQLLEFIREARLDRVGCFQYSPVEGARANDIAEPVSDEVKEERFHRFMALQQEISTEKLAEKVGKTLPVIIDEIDEEGAIGRSMADAPEIDGLVYLNGTTKLEVGQIYPVTIEHSDAYDLWGSIAQESLG from the coding sequence ATGGCAAATCCAGCCATTGGTTTTATCAGTCTTGGTTGCCCTAAAAACCTGGTCGACTCAGAGCGGATCCTGACCCAGCTGCGTATTGAGGGCTACGAAATCACGCCCGACTACAAAGATGCCGCACTGGTGATCGTTAATACCTGCGGATTTATCGACAGTGCGGTACAAGAATCACTTGAAACCATTGGAGAGGCCCTTGCCGAAAATGGCAAGGTTCTGGTGACCGGCTGCCTGGGCGCCAAAGAAGAGGCCATTCGTGAGGTTCATCCTAAGGTACTGGGGATCACCGGCCCCCATGCCTATCAGGAAGTGATGCATGCGGTGCATCGTCATGTCCCGCAGCCAACCCATAACCCTTATGAGAAGCTGTTGCCGGAGCAGGGAGTTAAACTGACTCCTCGTCACTACGCTTATCTCAAGATCGCCGAGGGTTGTGATCACGCCTGCACCTTCTGCATCATCCCCTCGCTGCGAGGAAAGCTGGACAGCCGCCCCATCGGCGATGTGCTGAGTGAAGCCAAGCGCCTCAAGGATGCCGGAGTTCAGGAGCTGCTGATCGTCTCCCAGGATACTGCTGCCTATGGCGCCGATATTCGCTACCGCACCGGATTCTGGGACGGTCGCCCGGTGAAGAGTACCCTCCGTCAGCTGTGTGAAGAGCTGGCAAAATTCGGGATCTGGGTGCGTCTGCACTATGTCTACCCCTACCCCATGGTCGATGAGCTGGTCGAACTGATGGCCGAGGGGAAGATCCTGCCCTATCTGGATATTCCGCTGCAGCATGCCAGCGTCGGCGTGCTTCGCAATATGAAGCGCCCCGGTAACGTCGATAAGATGATGGAGCGGGTCAAACGCTGGCGGGAGATCTGCCCGGATCTGACGATTCGCTCAACCTTTATTGTCGGCTTCCCCGGTGAAACCGATGACGATTTCGAACAGCTGCTGGAGTTTATCCGCGAAGCTCGCCTGGATCGGGTTGGCTGCTTCCAGTACAGCCCGGTTGAGGGTGCCAGAGCGAATGACATAGCTGAACCTGTCAGCGACGAAGTCAAGGAGGAGCGCTTCCACCGCTTCATGGCGCTGCAGCAAGAGATCTCGACCGAAAAGCTGGCAGAGAAGGTGGGTAAGACCCTGCCGGTCATCATCGATGAGATTGATGAAGAGGGAGCGATCGGTCGCAGCATGGCAGATGCACCTGAGATTGATGGCCTGGTATATCTCAACGGCACAACCAAGCTTGAGGTCGGTCAAATCTACCCTGTGACCATTGAGCACTCAGATGCTTATGATCTCTGGGGCTCGATCGCTCAAGAGTCGCTCGGTTAA
- a CDS encoding response regulator, with product MRSQVEQARQRLLGAWHEWLACQRVLLFEDHPFQGKMLLHQLKQVGLKQCSWQKGDPREVATCAREPWDLMICDLWLGGEDLLSCLESWKDSETRAPLWLLSGQESQVLQSIADLLSRQGWPVVAATSKPVDEQGIKRVLLFHYLSQTLRSQTRFIQSGGSATGMVMRRGAIF from the coding sequence GTGCGAAGCCAGGTTGAGCAGGCAAGGCAGCGATTACTGGGGGCCTGGCATGAGTGGTTGGCTTGCCAGAGAGTCTTGTTGTTCGAAGATCATCCTTTTCAGGGCAAGATGTTGCTTCATCAACTCAAGCAGGTGGGGTTAAAGCAGTGTAGCTGGCAAAAAGGTGATCCCCGGGAGGTCGCAACCTGCGCCCGGGAGCCCTGGGATCTGATGATCTGTGATCTCTGGTTGGGTGGGGAGGATCTGTTGAGCTGTCTTGAGTCCTGGAAAGACAGTGAGACACGCGCTCCCTTATGGCTTCTCAGTGGCCAGGAGTCTCAGGTACTGCAAAGCATAGCCGATCTGTTGAGCCGCCAGGGCTGGCCTGTTGTCGCGGCGACCTCTAAACCTGTGGATGAACAGGGGATCAAGCGGGTTCTGCTTTTTCACTACCTGTCTCAAACCCTGCGCAGTCAAACACGCTTTATCCAGTCCGGGGGATCAGCAACTGGTATGGTGATGAGGAGGGGCGCTATCTTTTGA
- the ihfA gene encoding integration host factor subunit alpha produces the protein MALTKADLVEHLFCQLKISKREARELVDAFFEEIREALENGEQVKLSGFGNFDLRDKTQRPGRNPKTGEDIPISARRVVTFRPGQKLKSRVEDSKPQD, from the coding sequence ATGGCGCTGACCAAGGCCGATCTCGTAGAACATCTGTTCTGCCAGCTAAAAATTAGTAAGCGTGAAGCCAGGGAGTTGGTTGATGCTTTTTTCGAAGAGATCCGTGAGGCTCTCGAAAATGGTGAGCAGGTCAAGCTTTCAGGATTTGGAAACTTTGATCTGCGAGACAAGACCCAACGACCTGGGCGCAATCCTAAAACCGGGGAGGATATCCCCATTTCGGCTCGTCGAGTGGTAACATTTCGACCCGGTCAGAAGCTCAAATCCAGGGTAGAAGACAGCAAGCCTCAGGATTAG
- the pheS gene encoding phenylalanine--tRNA ligase subunit alpha encodes MPHLEDVIAKALQDIEKSMDSQALEDIRVHYMGKKGVLTDQLKQLGKLPPEERREAGQVINQAKQQVQQAIHARREALQQEALNQKLASETIDVTLPGRRLENGGLHPVTRTIERISSFFGELGFSVATGPEVEDDFHNFDALNIPADHPARADHDTFFFNPKLMLRTQTSGVQIRTMEQQQPPLRIISPGRVYRNDYDQTHTPMFHQVEGLLVDEKVSFTELKGILHDFLHNFFEEDLQIRFRPSYFPFTEPSAEVDVMGKNGKWLEVLGCGMVHPNVLRSVNIDPERYSGFAFGMGVERLTMLRYGVSDLRAFFENDLRFLRQFK; translated from the coding sequence ATGCCACACCTTGAAGATGTGATTGCAAAAGCGCTGCAAGACATCGAAAAATCGATGGACAGCCAAGCACTCGAAGATATTCGCGTGCATTACATGGGTAAGAAAGGGGTATTAACCGATCAGCTCAAACAGCTGGGTAAATTACCTCCTGAAGAGCGCCGTGAGGCGGGCCAGGTGATCAACCAGGCGAAGCAACAGGTGCAGCAGGCGATTCATGCGCGCCGTGAGGCCCTGCAGCAGGAAGCTCTGAATCAGAAACTTGCCTCTGAAACCATTGATGTAACCCTACCGGGACGTCGCCTGGAAAATGGCGGGCTGCACCCTGTGACCCGTACCATTGAGCGGATCAGCAGCTTCTTTGGGGAGCTGGGCTTTTCTGTGGCAACCGGTCCCGAAGTGGAAGATGATTTCCATAACTTTGATGCGCTGAATATCCCCGCCGATCACCCGGCGCGTGCGGATCACGATACCTTCTTCTTCAATCCTAAGCTGATGCTGCGGACTCAGACCTCCGGGGTGCAGATCCGCACCATGGAGCAGCAGCAGCCTCCTCTGCGGATCATCTCTCCGGGGCGGGTGTATCGTAATGATTACGATCAGACCCACACTCCCATGTTCCACCAGGTCGAAGGCCTGCTGGTGGATGAGAAGGTGAGCTTTACCGAGCTCAAAGGGATCCTCCACGACTTCCTGCATAACTTCTTTGAGGAAGATCTGCAGATCCGCTTCCGTCCCTCCTATTTCCCATTCACAGAGCCTAGTGCCGAAGTGGATGTGATGGGTAAGAATGGTAAATGGCTCGAGGTCTTAGGTTGCGGCATGGTTCACCCGAATGTCCTGCGTTCGGTCAATATCGACCCGGAGCGCTATAGCGGCTTTGCGTTTGGAATGGGAGTTGAGCGCCTGACCATGTTGCGTTACGGCGTCTCCGATCTGCGGGCATTTTTCGAAAATGATCTTCGTTTCCTCAGACAGTTCAAATAA
- the pheT gene encoding phenylalanine--tRNA ligase subunit beta, with protein sequence MKFSKSWLQEWVKLDKTADELAEQITMAGLEVDEVAPVAGEFSGVVVGEVVECGQHPDADKLRVTKVNVGAEELLDIVCGASNCRLGLKVAVACVGAVLPGNFKIKKAKLRGRPSFGMLCSYTELGIDVESDGIIELPQDAAIGTDIRELLQLDDQVIDVDLTANRGDCLSIAGIAREVAALNRTSVCEPEFSPVAPSLDDRIEIQLAAPAACARYQGRIIRNINLNAATPLWMQEKLRRCGIRSIDPVVDVTNYVLLEYGQPMHAFDLNTLKGGITVRQAEAAEKLVLLDGKEITLEPDVLVIADDERAVAMAGIFGGEATSVTESTRDILLECAWFNPDAIRGRARRYGLHTDSSHRFERGVNPQLQSHVMERATELLVSICGGEVAPVCEAVSEQHIPQAQPIELRREKLNALIGFEFKDEDVVSILNCLGMQVEALEQGWRVVAPAWRFDMAIEQDLIEEVARLYGYNNLPSVAPAADLKMTNHREAELPLSRLRQLLVDRGYQEAITYSFVDPKLQQKLFPEQEALILPHPISEEMSAMRLSLLPGLLDAALYNQNRQQSRVRLFESGLRFVPDADEALAVKQQQMLSVLVMGSVSDEHWDLPTRAVDFFDLKGDLEALIDLTGYADRFEFRAVTHSALHPGQCAGIFLDERQVGVIGTVHPAQQKAVGLKSKAVVFEIELEALTERLVPEIEAVSKFPANRRDLALIVDREVAAGDLLQAIKKLGQNHIVGINLFDIYQGQGVAEDKKSVAIALTLQDQSRTLEEQEIAETIDCVVEALKAEFNATLRV encoded by the coding sequence ATGAAATTCAGCAAAAGCTGGTTACAGGAATGGGTGAAGCTGGACAAGACTGCCGATGAACTGGCAGAGCAGATCACCATGGCCGGTCTGGAAGTGGATGAAGTAGCCCCTGTCGCTGGTGAATTCTCAGGGGTGGTTGTCGGTGAGGTGGTTGAATGCGGTCAGCATCCGGACGCCGATAAGCTGCGAGTCACCAAGGTCAATGTCGGCGCTGAAGAGCTGCTGGATATTGTTTGCGGCGCATCAAACTGCCGCCTGGGTCTCAAGGTTGCGGTTGCCTGTGTGGGCGCGGTACTGCCAGGTAACTTTAAAATCAAGAAAGCCAAGTTGCGTGGCCGGCCCTCTTTCGGCATGCTCTGCTCCTACACCGAGCTTGGCATCGATGTCGAATCCGATGGGATCATCGAGCTGCCCCAGGATGCGGCGATCGGTACCGATATTCGAGAGCTGTTGCAGCTTGATGATCAGGTGATTGATGTTGACCTGACCGCAAACCGTGGTGATTGTCTCTCCATTGCCGGGATCGCCCGAGAAGTGGCGGCCCTGAACCGCACCTCTGTGTGCGAGCCCGAGTTTAGCCCGGTTGCTCCGAGCCTGGATGATCGCATCGAGATCCAGCTGGCGGCCCCGGCTGCCTGTGCCCGCTACCAGGGACGAATCATTCGCAATATTAACCTCAATGCAGCAACTCCACTGTGGATGCAGGAAAAACTGCGTCGCTGTGGGATCCGCTCCATCGATCCCGTGGTTGATGTGACCAACTATGTATTGCTTGAGTATGGTCAGCCGATGCATGCCTTTGATCTCAATACCCTCAAGGGTGGGATCACGGTGCGTCAGGCCGAGGCGGCCGAAAAATTGGTGCTGCTGGATGGTAAAGAGATCACGCTTGAGCCGGATGTGCTGGTGATCGCCGATGATGAGCGTGCGGTGGCGATGGCCGGGATCTTCGGTGGTGAGGCGACCTCAGTAACCGAGTCTACCCGCGACATCCTGCTGGAGTGTGCCTGGTTTAACCCGGATGCGATCCGCGGTCGTGCCCGTCGTTATGGCCTGCACACTGACTCCTCACATCGCTTTGAGCGTGGAGTGAATCCACAGCTGCAATCCCATGTGATGGAACGTGCAACCGAGCTGCTGGTGAGCATCTGCGGGGGTGAGGTCGCACCTGTCTGTGAAGCGGTCAGTGAGCAGCATATACCCCAGGCTCAGCCCATCGAGCTGCGCCGGGAAAAGCTCAATGCCCTGATCGGGTTTGAGTTCAAAGATGAAGATGTGGTCTCTATCCTCAACTGTCTGGGAATGCAGGTTGAGGCTCTTGAGCAGGGCTGGCGAGTCGTGGCTCCCGCCTGGCGTTTTGATATGGCGATTGAGCAGGATCTCATTGAAGAGGTTGCGCGCCTGTATGGCTACAATAACCTGCCTTCGGTCGCTCCGGCTGCTGATCTCAAAATGACGAATCATCGTGAAGCTGAGCTACCCCTGAGCCGCCTGCGGCAGCTGCTGGTGGACAGAGGCTATCAGGAAGCGATCACCTATAGCTTCGTTGACCCGAAACTGCAGCAAAAGCTATTCCCTGAGCAGGAGGCGCTGATCCTGCCGCATCCGATCTCCGAAGAGATGTCGGCGATGCGTCTGTCTCTGCTGCCGGGTCTGCTGGATGCGGCCCTGTATAACCAGAACCGTCAGCAATCACGGGTACGCCTGTTTGAATCGGGTCTGCGCTTTGTGCCGGATGCGGATGAAGCATTAGCTGTTAAACAGCAGCAGATGCTGAGCGTGCTGGTGATGGGTTCAGTCAGTGATGAGCATTGGGATCTGCCTACTCGCGCGGTCGACTTTTTCGATCTCAAGGGCGATCTGGAGGCTTTAATTGATCTGACCGGCTATGCCGATCGCTTCGAGTTCCGTGCCGTGACCCACAGTGCTCTGCACCCGGGGCAGTGTGCCGGGATCTTCCTGGACGAGCGTCAGGTTGGAGTCATCGGGACTGTGCATCCGGCACAGCAAAAAGCCGTGGGTCTTAAGTCTAAGGCGGTCGTGTTTGAGATTGAGCTGGAGGCTTTGACGGAGCGTCTGGTCCCCGAGATTGAGGCTGTTTCTAAATTCCCGGCAAACCGTCGCGATCTGGCGTTGATCGTTGATCGTGAGGTTGCAGCAGGAGATTTGTTACAAGCGATTAAAAAACTTGGTCAAAATCATATAGTTGGAATAAACTTATTTGATATATACCAGGGTCAGGGTGTTGCTGAGGATAAAAAGAGCGTAGCCATCGCTCTGACGCTTCAGGATCAGTCCCGGACGCTGGAGGAGCAAGAGATCGCTGAAACTATCGATTGCGTAGTGGAAGCACTCAAAGCGGAGTTCAATGCGACCTTGAGGGTTTAA